The following are encoded in a window of Mustelus asterias unplaced genomic scaffold, sMusAst1.hap1.1 HAP1_SCAFFOLD_35, whole genome shotgun sequence genomic DNA:
- the LOC144482300 gene encoding histone H2A-like, translating to MSGRGKSGGKARAKAKSRSSRAGLQFPVGRVHRLLRKGNYAERVGAGAPVYLAAVLEYLTAEILELAGNAARDNKKTRIIPRHLQLAVRNDEELNKLLGGVTIAQGGVLPNIQAVLLPKKSSAGTAKSK from the coding sequence atgtctggaagaggaaagagcggcgggaaagctcgggccaaggccaagtctcgctcctcccgggctggactgcagttcccggtgggccgtgttcacaggctcctgagaaagggcaactatgctgagcgtgtgggtgccggagccccggtctatctggctgctgtgctcgagtatctgaccgctgaaatcctggagctggccgggaacgcggcccgggacaacaagaagacccgcatcatccccagacacctgcagctggccgtccgcaacgacgaggagctcaacaagctgctgggagggGTGACCATCGCTCAGGGCGGGGTGCTGCCTAATATCCAGGCCGTGCTGCTGCCCAAGAAAAGCAGCGCTGGGACCGCGAAGAGCAAGTGA
- the LOC144482187 gene encoding histone H1-like — protein sequence MTETAAAETAPPAAPAQVKTPRKKKAAPRPAAAGPKLGEQILNVVAGCRDRKGMSLAAIKKALAGSGVDVGKRVSQIRLTIKRKVEKGSLVQTKGQGASGSFKLAQKESPGKMGKKVKKPTAKKSLVKKTAAKKVTTKKAAAKKPAAKKPAAKKTPVKKSTVKKTSSKKAATPKKVVKKAALKKKSPVKKVTGGKSVKKVTKSKAKPKVKAAKAKKASGKK from the coding sequence atgactgaaactgcagccgccgaaacggctcctccagccgctcccgctcaagtGAAGACTCCCAGGAAGAAGAAGGCGGCTCCCCGACCTGCGGCAGCCGGTCCCAAGTTGGGCGAGCAGATCCTCAATGTTGTGGCGGGATGCCGCGATCGCAAGGGAATGTCCCTGGCCGCGataaagaaagctttggctggcagtggagtggatgtggggaagcgcgTCTCCCAGATCAGGTTAACTATCAAGAGGAAGGTGGAGAAAGGCTCTCTGGTGCAGACAAAGGGACAGGGCGCCTCCGGCTCCTTCAAACTCGCTCAGAAGGAAAGCCcggggaaaatgggaaagaaggtgaagaaaccaacagccaagaaatctttagtaaagaaaacagcggccaagaaggtgacaacaaagaaagcagcagccaagaaacccgcagccaagaaacccgcagcaaagaaaactccagtgaagaaatcaacagtgaagaaaacaagcagcaaaaaggcggcaactccaaaaaaggtggtgaagaaagcagccctgaagaaaaagtctcctgtgaagaaggtgacgggcggaaagtctgtcaaaaaagtgactaaatcgaaggccaaacccaaagtgaaagcagcaaaagcgaagaaagcgtcaggaaagaagtga